A single Numenius arquata chromosome 1, bNumArq3.hap1.1, whole genome shotgun sequence DNA region contains:
- the GJA8 gene encoding gap junction alpha-8 protein isoform X2 translates to MGDWSFLGNILEQVNEQSTVIGRVWLTVLFIFRILILGTAAELVWGDEQSDFVCNTQQPGCENVCYDEAFPISHIRLWVLQIIFVSTPSLMYFGHAVHHVRMEEKRREREEAEKRQQAEVDEEKLPLAPNQNKGNNPDGTKKFRLEGTLLRTYIFHIIFKTLFEVGFIVGQYFLYGFRILPLYRCGRWPCPNLVDCFVSRPTEKTIFIMFMLVVASVSLFLNLVEISHLILKRIRKALRRPAEEQIGEIPEKPLHAITVPSIPKAKGYKLLEEEKPVSHYFPLTEVGVEPSPLPSAFNEFEEKIGMGPLEDLSRAFDERLPSYAQEQLGPREEPGVKKVEEVVSDEVEGPSAPAELATDMRPLSRLSKASSRARSDDLTV, encoded by the exons ATGGGTGACTGGAGTTTCTTGGGGAACATTTTAGAGCAGGTGAACGAGCAATCCACTGTCATCGGGAGAGTTTGGCTCACAGTGCTCTTCATTTTCCGCATCTTGATCCTGGGAACAGCTGCCGAACTAGTGTGGGGAGACGAACAGTCAGACTTTGTGTGCAACACCCAGCAACCTGGTTGCGAGAATGTCTGCTACGATGAGgccttccccatctcccacaTCCGGCTCTGGGTCCTGCAGATCATTTTTGTATCCACGCCTTCGCTAATGTACTTTGGGCATGCGGTGCATCATGTCCGcatggaggagaagaggagagagagagaggaagctgAGAAGCGACAGCAAGCTGAGGTGGATGAAGAGAAGCTGCCCCTGGCTCCAAATCAAAACAAAGGCAACAACCCTGATGGGACCAAGAAGTTTCGCCTGGAGGGTACCCTCCTGAGAACCTACATCTTCCACATCATTTTCAAAACCCTCTTTGAGGTGGGATTCATAGTAGGTCAGTATTTCCTGTATGGCTTCCGAATTCTCCCCCTTTACCGCTGTGGGCGGTGGCCCTGTCCCAATCTTGTGGACTGTTTTGTCTCCAGGCCCACGGAGAAGACCATCTTTATTATGTTCATGCTGGTGGTGGCTTCTGTGTCCCTCTTCCTCAACCTGGTGGAGATCAGTCACTTGATCTTGAAAAGAATCCGGAAGGCTCTGAGAAGACCAGCGGAGGAACAGATTGGGGAGATCCCAGAGAAGCCCCTCCACGCCATCACAGTCCCCTCCATCCCGAAGGCCAAAGGCTACAAGCTGCTGGAAGAAGAGAAGCCAGTGTCCCACTATTTCCCTCTCACGGAAGTAGGGGTTGAGCCCAGTCCCCTTCCATCAGCCTTCAATGAGTTTGAGGAGAAGATTGGGATGGGACCATTGGAAGATCTTTCCAGGGCATTCGATGAGAGGTTACCATCGTATGCACAA GAGCAGCTGGGACCTCGGGAAGAGCCAGGGGTGAAGAAAGTAGAGGAGGTGGTGAGTGATGAAGTGGAAGGCCCTTCAGCACCTGCTGAACTCGCCACTGATATGAGACCCCTCAGCAGGCTAAGTAAAGCCAGCAGCCGGGCCAGGTCAGATGATTTGACTGTATGA
- the GJA8 gene encoding gap junction alpha-8 protein isoform X1, which translates to MGDWSFLGNILEQVNEQSTVIGRVWLTVLFIFRILILGTAAELVWGDEQSDFVCNTQQPGCENVCYDEAFPISHIRLWVLQIIFVSTPSLMYFGHAVHHVRMEEKRREREEAEKRQQAEVDEEKLPLAPNQNKGNNPDGTKKFRLEGTLLRTYIFHIIFKTLFEVGFIVGQYFLYGFRILPLYRCGRWPCPNLVDCFVSRPTEKTIFIMFMLVVASVSLFLNLVEISHLILKRIRKALRRPAEEQIGEIPEKPLHAITVPSIPKAKGYKLLEEEKPVSHYFPLTEVGVEPSPLPSAFNEFEEKIGMGPLEDLSRAFDERLPSYAQVKEPEEEKVRAEEEEEQEEEQLGPREEPGVKKVEEVVSDEVEGPSAPAELATDMRPLSRLSKASSRARTTAVSSGWDSAAMHSKASG; encoded by the exons ATGGGTGACTGGAGTTTCTTGGGGAACATTTTAGAGCAGGTGAACGAGCAATCCACTGTCATCGGGAGAGTTTGGCTCACAGTGCTCTTCATTTTCCGCATCTTGATCCTGGGAACAGCTGCCGAACTAGTGTGGGGAGACGAACAGTCAGACTTTGTGTGCAACACCCAGCAACCTGGTTGCGAGAATGTCTGCTACGATGAGgccttccccatctcccacaTCCGGCTCTGGGTCCTGCAGATCATTTTTGTATCCACGCCTTCGCTAATGTACTTTGGGCATGCGGTGCATCATGTCCGcatggaggagaagaggagagagagagaggaagctgAGAAGCGACAGCAAGCTGAGGTGGATGAAGAGAAGCTGCCCCTGGCTCCAAATCAAAACAAAGGCAACAACCCTGATGGGACCAAGAAGTTTCGCCTGGAGGGTACCCTCCTGAGAACCTACATCTTCCACATCATTTTCAAAACCCTCTTTGAGGTGGGATTCATAGTAGGTCAGTATTTCCTGTATGGCTTCCGAATTCTCCCCCTTTACCGCTGTGGGCGGTGGCCCTGTCCCAATCTTGTGGACTGTTTTGTCTCCAGGCCCACGGAGAAGACCATCTTTATTATGTTCATGCTGGTGGTGGCTTCTGTGTCCCTCTTCCTCAACCTGGTGGAGATCAGTCACTTGATCTTGAAAAGAATCCGGAAGGCTCTGAGAAGACCAGCGGAGGAACAGATTGGGGAGATCCCAGAGAAGCCCCTCCACGCCATCACAGTCCCCTCCATCCCGAAGGCCAAAGGCTACAAGCTGCTGGAAGAAGAGAAGCCAGTGTCCCACTATTTCCCTCTCACGGAAGTAGGGGTTGAGCCCAGTCCCCTTCCATCAGCCTTCAATGAGTTTGAGGAGAAGATTGGGATGGGACCATTGGAAGATCTTTCCAGGGCATTCGATGAGAGGTTACCATCGTATGCACAAGTGAAGGAACCGGAAGAGGAGAAGgtaagagcagaggaggaggaggaacaagaAGAGGAGCAGCTGGGACCTCGGGAAGAGCCAGGGGTGAAGAAAGTAGAGGAGGTGGTGAGTGATGAAGTGGAAGGCCCTTCAGCACCTGCTGAACTCGCCACTGATATGAGACCCCTCAGCAGGCTAAGTAAAGCCAGCAGCCGGGCCAG GACTACAGC